In the Paenibacillus sp. FSL H7-0357 genome, one interval contains:
- a CDS encoding AzlD domain-containing protein: protein MEIRLDIFLIIFGAALVTFIPRVLPMMLLSRISIPEWGMRWLSYVPIAIMSALVAQELFIEEGKFTSLSSNVELIAALPTFWVAIKTRSLLGTVLTGVLSLMLLRLLM, encoded by the coding sequence ATGGAAATAAGACTGGATATCTTCTTGATTATCTTCGGAGCCGCATTGGTTACGTTCATTCCGCGGGTACTTCCGATGATGCTGCTAAGCCGGATCTCCATTCCCGAATGGGGGATGCGCTGGTTGAGTTATGTACCCATTGCGATTATGTCGGCGCTCGTCGCCCAGGAGCTGTTCATTGAGGAAGGCAAATTCACTTCACTGTCTTCCAATGTGGAACTGATCGCCGCCTTGCCCACCTTCTGGGTGGCCATAAAGACGCGCAGTTTGCTGGGAACCGTGCTTACCGGGGTTCTCTCACTCATGCTTCTGCGCTTGTTAATGTAA
- a CDS encoding AzlC family ABC transporter permease, with the protein MKLEPVQASETLDAQGKEDSFLQGVKDCIPTLLGYLSIGFAAGVVEKTAGLSIAEIAMISIILYAGSAQFIAAGMIAAGSTGASIIITILLVNLRHLLLSAALSPYFRHLTPMRNLLIGALLTDETFGVAIQESARKKHISEKWMHGLNITAYLNWLFANLAGAVLGQWISSPEQWGLDFALPAMFIGLLVLTILSRNKYALDLIVGAIAVVVTVGVSILWSPNFGVIAAALIAPTIGMVMQKWK; encoded by the coding sequence ATGAAGCTGGAGCCTGTACAGGCGTCAGAAACACTTGACGCGCAGGGCAAGGAGGACAGCTTCCTGCAGGGAGTTAAGGATTGTATCCCCACTTTGCTCGGGTATTTAAGTATCGGCTTTGCCGCCGGGGTTGTCGAGAAAACGGCCGGTCTTTCCATCGCTGAAATAGCTATGATTTCCATCATTCTCTATGCCGGCTCCGCCCAATTCATCGCGGCGGGAATGATAGCCGCAGGAAGCACGGGGGCCAGCATCATCATTACGATCCTGCTTGTGAATCTGCGCCACCTGCTGTTAAGTGCTGCGTTGTCCCCTTATTTCCGCCACCTCACACCCATGAGAAACCTGCTGATAGGCGCACTCTTAACCGACGAAACCTTTGGCGTCGCCATTCAGGAGAGTGCGAGAAAAAAACACATCAGCGAGAAATGGATGCATGGACTCAATATCACCGCCTACCTGAATTGGTTGTTCGCGAACCTCGCAGGTGCTGTTCTGGGACAATGGATCTCAAGCCCGGAGCAGTGGGGACTGGACTTCGCGCTTCCGGCTATGTTCATAGGACTACTGGTGCTGACCATACTGAGCAGGAACAAATATGCACTGGATCTTATAGTTGGAGCTATTGCCGTAGTGGTTACGGTCGGTGTCTCCATCCTGTGGTCGCCTAATTTCGGCGTGATCGCTGCAGCTCTAATTGCACCTACGATAGGGATGGTGATGCAAAAATGGAAATAA
- a CDS encoding beta-galactosidase encodes MKKPVAADRFELGVCYYPEHWPEEMWEDDYRRMVETGFTIVRMGEFAWSIFEPEEGVYQFELFDRAIDLAYRHGLKVVLGTPTATPPAWLTERYPEVLNVTYEGVTLQHGMRRHYNYSSPKYRELCARIAAQLAAHYGNHPGVTGWQIDNELNCEISEFYSESDHKSFRKWLQDKYGSLEKLNEAWGAVFWNQSYTNWSQVFLPRPTPVPRQPNPHQALDEKRFISDNTISFAKNQADIIRAAAPDQWVTTNGLFGHLDSHQMSDELLDFFSYDSYPQFSSIHTDPAERNPLGDRSWSLSLSVVRSISPNFCIMEQQSGPGGWVNRMDMPSPKPGQMRLWTYQSIAHGADMVLYFRWRTATMGNEIYWHGLNDYHNQPNRRVREAARIGEELAASGQEIIGTRAEATVAILRDYDNEWDGEYDVWHGPFMWQSNKEWFKALQRQHIPSDIIYLGRTTTVEELARYQVLVYPHPAIMTDEIAALLDEYVQQGGKLIFGCRTGYKDKRGHCYMRPFPGAARQLCGVTVEEFTVVKGTRRPTFISWTEEPEALTGADAFNDILHVEEDSVEVMATYASDYYKGKPAVTRNLRGKGEVWYYGAVFNEEAATRIIGALNLRSPAEHWLELPSEVELQIRQGESASLTFLLNYSEEPAVISLKEQRTDLLTGESISGTYSMEGFGVLVLK; translated from the coding sequence ATGAAGAAACCAGTTGCAGCAGATCGGTTCGAGCTGGGCGTATGCTATTACCCCGAGCATTGGCCGGAAGAGATGTGGGAAGATGATTACCGCCGGATGGTGGAAACAGGCTTCACGATTGTCCGTATGGGTGAATTCGCCTGGTCTATTTTTGAACCTGAAGAAGGTGTCTATCAGTTTGAACTGTTCGACCGCGCCATTGATCTGGCCTACCGCCATGGACTCAAGGTGGTGTTGGGTACACCGACGGCTACGCCTCCTGCCTGGCTTACCGAACGATACCCGGAAGTGCTTAATGTGACTTATGAAGGTGTTACTCTTCAGCATGGCATGCGCCGGCATTACAATTACAGCAGCCCCAAATACCGCGAGTTATGCGCCAGGATTGCCGCTCAGCTTGCTGCACATTATGGCAACCACCCCGGAGTAACCGGCTGGCAGATCGACAACGAGCTGAACTGCGAGATCAGTGAATTCTATTCCGAAAGTGACCACAAGTCTTTCCGGAAGTGGCTGCAAGATAAATACGGCTCCTTGGAGAAACTGAATGAGGCATGGGGTGCAGTCTTCTGGAATCAGAGCTACACTAACTGGTCTCAGGTCTTTTTACCGCGTCCTACCCCGGTCCCGAGACAGCCTAATCCGCATCAGGCGCTGGACGAGAAGCGGTTTATCTCTGATAATACGATTTCGTTTGCCAAGAATCAGGCCGACATTATCCGTGCTGCGGCGCCGGATCAATGGGTTACGACAAACGGGTTATTCGGCCATTTGGACAGTCATCAAATGAGTGATGAGCTGCTGGACTTTTTCAGCTATGATTCATACCCCCAGTTCTCCAGCATTCATACTGATCCTGCTGAACGAAATCCGCTGGGTGACCGGAGCTGGAGCCTGTCCCTCAGTGTTGTGCGTTCCATCAGTCCCAACTTCTGCATCATGGAACAGCAATCCGGACCAGGCGGCTGGGTGAACCGTATGGACATGCCCTCACCTAAACCGGGGCAGATGCGGCTTTGGACGTACCAGTCTATCGCCCATGGCGCAGATATGGTGCTGTATTTCCGCTGGAGAACGGCAACCATGGGCAATGAGATCTATTGGCATGGCCTCAATGATTACCATAACCAGCCCAACCGGAGAGTCCGGGAAGCGGCGCGGATCGGCGAGGAGCTGGCGGCATCCGGCCAAGAGATCATCGGGACACGCGCTGAGGCCACAGTAGCCATTCTGCGGGATTATGACAATGAATGGGACGGTGAATATGATGTCTGGCACGGCCCTTTCATGTGGCAGAGCAACAAGGAATGGTTCAAAGCGCTGCAGCGGCAGCACATTCCCAGTGACATTATCTACTTGGGCCGCACTACAACCGTAGAGGAACTGGCCCGTTATCAAGTGCTGGTCTACCCGCATCCGGCCATCATGACAGATGAAATAGCGGCATTGTTGGATGAATATGTGCAGCAAGGCGGGAAACTGATCTTCGGCTGCCGGACCGGCTACAAGGATAAGCGTGGACATTGCTATATGCGGCCTTTCCCCGGGGCGGCAAGACAGCTCTGCGGGGTAACAGTGGAAGAATTCACTGTAGTTAAAGGTACACGGCGTCCCACCTTTATCAGTTGGACTGAAGAACCGGAAGCACTGACGGGAGCCGACGCTTTTAACGATATCCTTCACGTGGAAGAAGACAGCGTGGAAGTCATGGCGACCTACGCTTCCGATTATTATAAAGGAAAACCGGCCGTTACCCGAAATCTCCGTGGTAAAGGCGAGGTGTGGTATTACGGAGCTGTATTCAATGAAGAAGCTGCGACAAGAATCATTGGTGCTCTAAATCTACGTTCACCGGCTGAACATTGGCTCGAGCTGCCAAGTGAGGTCGAGCTGCAAATCCGTCAAGGCGAATCCGCCAGCCTCACCTTCCTGCTGAACTACAGCGAAGAGCCTGCAGTGATCTCACTCAAAGAACAGAGAACAGATTTGCTGACAGGAGAAAGCATTTCGGGAACCTACAGTATGGAAGGATTCGGTGTGCTGGTGCTCAAATAA